From a single Nothobranchius furzeri strain GRZ-AD chromosome 9, NfurGRZ-RIMD1, whole genome shotgun sequence genomic region:
- the cyp1a gene encoding cytochrome P450 1A1, protein MALMILPFIGAVSVFEALIALTTVCLVYLTLKHARREIPEGLCRLPGPKSLPIIGNLLELGSNPHLSLTELSKKFGDVFQIQIGTRPVVVLSGYETVKQALTKQGDDFSGRPDLYSFRFINNGKSLAFSTDQAGVWRARRKLAYSALRSFSTLEGKTPEYSCVLEEHICKESEHLIKELDTVMTTDGRFDPFRYIVVSVANVICGMCFGRRYDHHDQELVGLVNLAEDFVRVTGNGNPADFIPILQYLPNKQMTKFIEINNRFQNFVQKIVSDHYSTFDKDNIRDITDSLIEHCEDRKLDENSNIQMSDEKVVGIVNDLFGAGFDTISTGLSWSVMYLVAYPEIEQRLFEEIKEKIGLDRTPKLSDRNNLPLLEAFILELFRHSSYLPFTIPHCTTKDTSLNGFFIPKDTCVFINQWKINHDPELWDNPSSFNPDRFLSANGTEVNKVDGEKVLVFGLGRRRCIGEVIARNETFLFLAIIIQKLHFYTLPGEPLDLTPEYGLTMKHKRCHLGVTLRAKQ, encoded by the exons ATGGCATTAATGATACTGCCCTTCATCGGAGCCGTGTCGGTATTTGAGGCTCTGATCGCCCTGACGACGGTGTGTTTGGTCTACCTGACCCTGAAGCATGCACGCAGAGAGATTCCTGAGGGGCTCTGTCGGCTCCCCGGTCCTAAATCGCTTCCTATCATTGGGAATTTGCTGGAGCTTGGCAGCAACCCTCACCTGAGTCTCACTGAACTGAGCAAGAAATTCGGAGATGTTTTCCAGATCCAGATCGGCACCCGTCCTGTTGTTGTTCTGAGTGGTTATGAAACTGTCAAGCAGGCTCTCACCAAACAAGGGGACGACTTCTCCGGCAGGCCCGACCTGTACAGCTTTCGCTTCATCAACAATGGAAAGAGTCTGGCCTTCAGCACGGATCAGGCTGGAGTTTGGCGAGCTCGCAGAAAGCTGGCCTACAGCGCCCTGCGTTCGTTCTCCACCCTGGAGGGCAAGACTCCAGAGTACTCCTGTGTGCTGGAGGAGCACATCTGCAAAGAGTCCGAGCACCTGATCAAGGAGCTCGACACTGTGATGACGACTGACGGAAGATTCGACCCTTTCCGCTACATCGTTGTCTCTGTGGCCAACGTGATCTGTGGCATGTGCTTCGGCCGACGCTACGACCACCATGACCAGGAGCTGGTCGGCTTAGTGAACCTCGCTGAAGATTTTGTTCGGGTAACAGGAAATGGTAACCCGGCAGACTTCATCCCTATCCTCCAATACCTGCCTAACAAGCAGATGACCAAGTTTATTGAAATCAACAATCGCTTCCAAAACTTTGTTCAAAAGATCGTCAGTGACCACTACAGCACCTTCGACAAG GACAACATCCGAGACATCACAGACTCCCTCATTGAGCACTGTGAGGACAGGAAGCTGGATGAGAACTCAAACATCCAGATGTCGGATGAGAAGGTTGTAGGAATTGTCAACGATCTGTTTGGAGCCG GTTTTGACACCATATCAACTGGTCTGTCATGGTCTGTGATGTATTTGGTGGCTTATCCGGAGATAGAGCAGAGGCTTTTTGAAGAAATCA AGGAAAAAATTGGTCTGGATCGTACTCCCAAGCTTTCTGACAGAAACAACCTGCCGCTGTTGGAGGCCTTCATACTGGAGCTGTTCCGTCATTCTTCCTATTTGCCCTTCACAATCCCACACTG CACAACCAAAGACACGTCTCTTAACGGCTTCTTCATTCCCAAAGACACATGTGTCTTCATCAATCAGTGGAAAATAAACCACGACCC TGAGCTGTGGGACAATCCATCCTCTTTTAACCCAGACCGTTTCCTTAGCGCCAACGGTACTGAGGTCAATAAGGTCGACGGAGAGAAGGTGCTTGTTTTTGGTTTGGGAAGACGGCGATGCATCGGCGAGGTTATCGCGCGAAATGAAACTTTTCTGTTCTTGGCCATCATCATCCAGAAGCTGCACTTCTACACATTACCTGGAGAACCCCTGGACCTGACCCCTGAATACGGCCTCACGATGAAGCACAAACGCTGCCATCTGGGAGTCACGCTGAGGGCCAAGCAGTGA